Proteins encoded in a region of the Stieleria neptunia genome:
- a CDS encoding sugar-binding protein translates to MPAHAAPKFLPLCGALLIAVGVSLTGCKIEKIDTNATDSQATDGDSTAVKTSGEGKIRVAYVTNGIASFWDIAEEGCKAAAKDHDVECLVRMPPDGTADQKRMLEELISDQVAGVAVSPIDPDNQTSILNEVAKATNLITHDSDAPKSNRLAYIGMNNYDAGRMCGKLVKEAMPEGGEVMIFVGRLGQLNADQRRQGIIDELLNRSDDPERPFDPADGVLKGDKYTILDTRTDNFDFAIAKSRAEDAIVKHPNIGCMIGLFAYNPPNILEAIRGADKVGQIKVVAFDEDADTLKAIQDGSCYGTIVQNPYQYGYKSVELLAKLARGDESAIPEGGFLDIPARAIRKDNVDEFWAELKELTGTDESDASAK, encoded by the coding sequence ATGCCTGCTCATGCTGCCCCGAAATTTTTGCCCCTGTGTGGCGCCCTGCTGATCGCGGTCGGCGTTTCGCTGACCGGATGCAAGATCGAAAAGATTGACACCAACGCGACCGACAGCCAGGCAACCGACGGCGACTCGACCGCCGTCAAGACATCCGGCGAAGGAAAGATCCGCGTCGCCTACGTGACCAACGGGATCGCGTCGTTTTGGGACATCGCCGAAGAAGGATGCAAGGCAGCGGCCAAGGACCACGATGTCGAATGCCTGGTCCGCATGCCGCCCGATGGAACCGCCGACCAGAAACGGATGTTGGAAGAGTTGATTTCGGATCAAGTCGCCGGTGTCGCCGTCAGTCCCATCGATCCGGACAATCAAACCAGCATCTTGAACGAAGTTGCCAAGGCGACAAACTTGATCACCCACGATTCGGACGCACCGAAATCCAACCGTCTGGCCTACATCGGGATGAACAACTACGACGCCGGACGGATGTGCGGCAAGCTGGTCAAAGAAGCGATGCCCGAGGGTGGCGAAGTGATGATCTTCGTCGGCCGGTTGGGTCAGCTGAACGCCGATCAGCGGCGGCAAGGCATCATCGACGAATTGCTGAACCGCTCCGACGATCCCGAGCGACCGTTTGATCCCGCCGACGGTGTGCTCAAGGGCGACAAGTACACGATCCTGGATACCCGTACCGACAACTTTGATTTTGCGATCGCCAAAAGCCGCGCCGAAGACGCGATCGTCAAGCATCCGAACATCGGCTGCATGATCGGTCTGTTCGCGTACAACCCGCCCAATATCCTGGAAGCGATCCGGGGTGCCGACAAAGTCGGGCAAATCAAAGTCGTCGCCTTTGACGAAGACGCCGATACGCTGAAGGCGATCCAAGACGGATCCTGTTACGGAACGATCGTTCAAAACCCGTATCAGTACGGTTACAAGTCGGTCGAATTGCTCGCCAAATTGGCTCGGGGCGACGAATCGGCGATACCCGAGGGCGGATTCTTGGACATCCCCGCCCGCGCGATTCGCAAGGACAACGTCGACGAATTCTGGGCGGAACTGAAGGAGTTGACTGGGACTGACGAATCGGACGCGAGCGCCAAGTGA